In Levilactobacillus brevis, a single genomic region encodes these proteins:
- a CDS encoding NAD(P)H-binding protein: MTKNVLILAANGQIARLVEQRILTEDAFAEVKLTLFLRNASRLQDLQDNPRVALIEGDITDADAVSAAIVDQDLVFVAVVDHDRQNRLTKNVIAGMQDHQVARVVFTNVLGLYNEVGGEFGRWNLEMIGAGMAPARQSDQLLADSGLDYTTLRLPWLNDRDIKYTVTTKEQPYDGVSGSRRSVADVVLNIIADPTQYSRDSIGIADPATEGQYRPVY, encoded by the coding sequence TCTAACGGAAGATGCTTTTGCCGAGGTCAAATTGACCCTCTTCTTACGTAACGCCAGTCGTTTACAGGATCTTCAAGATAATCCGCGGGTGGCGCTGATTGAGGGCGACATCACGGATGCCGACGCGGTCAGCGCGGCAATCGTTGATCAAGACTTGGTCTTCGTCGCCGTGGTCGATCACGACCGGCAAAACCGACTCACGAAAAACGTGATTGCTGGGATGCAGGATCACCAGGTGGCGCGGGTCGTCTTCACTAATGTATTGGGACTCTACAATGAAGTGGGCGGTGAATTTGGCCGCTGGAACCTCGAGATGATTGGTGCGGGCATGGCGCCAGCGCGGCAATCAGACCAGTTGTTAGCCGATTCTGGGCTAGACTATACTACCTTGCGTTTACCTTGGCTCAATGATCGGGATATTAAATACACGGTAACGACGAAGGAACAGCCGTATGACGGTGTTTCTGGTTCTCGGCGAAGCGTGGCCGATGTGGTCTTGAACATTATTGCTGACCCGACCCAGTACAGTCGTGATAGTATTGGGATAGCAGATCCAGCGACAGAAGGTCAATATCGGCCCGTTTACTAG
- a CDS encoding MerR family transcriptional regulator — protein MNIKEASEKTGVSSAAIRYYEKESLIPAIDRTEVGNRDIDDRIIRRIRFVTQMRAAGMSIENLRRYIELFDAQEDNTKEQKALLQEQLEVMEEKRDDLQAAIDHLNYKLNHFYDHMEATEEELRQLEKQHAEKLESTEPADDELK, from the coding sequence ATGAATATTAAAGAAGCCAGTGAAAAGACGGGGGTCTCCTCCGCAGCCATCCGTTACTACGAAAAGGAATCATTAATTCCGGCGATTGACCGCACCGAGGTCGGTAATCGCGATATCGATGACCGGATTATTCGACGTATTCGGTTCGTCACGCAGATGCGGGCAGCTGGGATGAGCATTGAAAATCTTCGACGGTACATCGAATTATTCGATGCGCAGGAAGATAATACGAAAGAACAAAAGGCATTGTTGCAAGAACAACTGGAAGTTATGGAAGAAAAGCGCGATGACCTTCAGGCCGCGATAGACCACCTCAACTATAAGCTCAACCACTTCTACGATCACATGGAAGCCACGGAAGAGGAACTCCGTCAATTGGAGAAGCAACATGCAGAGAAGCTTGAGTCGACAGAACCAGCCGACGATGAACTGAAGTGA
- a CDS encoding NAD(P)H-binding protein has translation MAGQDLVLADLGGTFEPMAQNMVRAMSETGVQRLLYITGLGLYHELPAKFDAWLERSIGHAVMEDTRRAAKLIEDSSLNYTIIRAGYMTNKDEIDYELTEKGKTFKGTTISRKSIADLIVKIAKNPTLHSRSSLGIAKAGTDGDTPVYA, from the coding sequence TTGGCTGGCCAAGATCTCGTGTTAGCCGATTTAGGTGGGACGTTTGAACCGATGGCCCAAAACATGGTGCGTGCCATGAGCGAGACGGGGGTTCAACGCTTACTGTATATTACGGGGCTGGGTCTGTACCATGAACTACCCGCAAAGTTTGACGCCTGGTTGGAACGGTCGATTGGGCACGCTGTCATGGAGGATACGCGGCGAGCGGCCAAACTGATCGAGGATTCGTCGCTCAACTACACCATCATTCGTGCTGGGTACATGACCAACAAGGATGAGATTGACTACGAGTTGACGGAAAAGGGCAAAACGTTCAAGGGAACCACCATCTCACGGAAGAGCATTGCTGATCTGATCGTGAAGATTGCCAAAAATCCTACCCTGCACAGCCGCAGCAGTCTAGGCATTGCGAAGGCTGGCACGGATGGTGATACGCCAGTATATGCCTAG
- a CDS encoding flavodoxin, which translates to MATKTLIIDYSWSGTTAKLATALQHVTGGDRVDLTVATGVFPNDMYATSDVANRQLATHQLPALTNERPDISAYDVLLVGGPVWSAKVSTPVRSFLQQLPNFRGTIAPFYTDAGTPGGYEDDFASLVTTATVAPGIGLTAGELPDADSQLTSWWQNLRTK; encoded by the coding sequence ATGGCAACGAAGACGTTAATTATCGATTATTCATGGTCGGGCACCACCGCCAAGCTGGCGACTGCTCTTCAGCACGTGACGGGTGGCGATCGGGTAGACCTCACGGTGGCCACAGGAGTTTTTCCCAATGACATGTATGCCACGTCCGATGTGGCGAACCGGCAACTGGCAACGCATCAGTTACCAGCCTTAACCAATGAGCGCCCCGATATTAGCGCCTATGACGTGTTGCTCGTGGGCGGGCCCGTTTGGTCGGCGAAGGTATCCACACCGGTGCGGTCATTCTTGCAGCAACTTCCAAACTTTCGAGGCACTATCGCCCCGTTTTACACGGACGCCGGAACGCCGGGCGGTTACGAGGATGACTTTGCCAGCTTGGTCACCACTGCTACTGTGGCACCGGGCATCGGTTTGACGGCTGGTGAGCTCCCGGATGCCGACTCACAGCTTACCAGTTGGTGGCAGAATTTAAGGACTAAATAA
- a CDS encoding zinc-dependent alcohol dehydrogenase family protein produces MKTAVFLEPGKVEAQELPKPEVKNPTDAVLKIVRACVCGSDLWWYRGINDRQKNTPVGHEAIGIVESVGDDVTNVKPGDFVIAPFTHGCGHCAACLAGFDGNCENARTDDEIVGYQGEYLRFKNADWALVKVPGQPSDYADAQLNDLLTLADVMATGYHAAAIAEVKDGDTVVVMGDGAVGLCGVIAAKLRGAKRIIAMSRHADRQALAKEFGATDIVAERGDEAVERVMALTDGAGADAVLECVGTAQSVDTAVKVGRAGAVVGRVGVPQKAEMNTNNLFWKNIGLRGGIASVTTYDREVLLDAVLKGEIHPGKVFTKRFDLDHVADAYAAMDKREAIKSLLVISD; encoded by the coding sequence ATGAAAACAGCAGTATTCTTAGAACCAGGCAAGGTAGAAGCTCAAGAATTACCTAAACCGGAAGTCAAGAACCCCACGGACGCCGTCTTAAAGATTGTGCGGGCCTGTGTCTGTGGCTCCGACCTGTGGTGGTACCGGGGCATTAATGACCGGCAGAAGAACACGCCGGTGGGTCACGAAGCTATCGGAATCGTGGAAAGCGTGGGCGATGACGTCACCAACGTTAAGCCCGGCGACTTTGTCATCGCCCCGTTTACGCACGGGTGCGGCCACTGTGCGGCTTGTTTAGCTGGCTTCGATGGGAACTGTGAAAACGCCCGGACCGATGATGAAATCGTCGGCTACCAAGGCGAATACTTACGGTTCAAGAACGCCGACTGGGCCTTGGTCAAGGTTCCCGGTCAACCCAGTGATTACGCCGATGCCCAACTCAACGACCTGTTAACGCTGGCCGATGTGATGGCCACGGGCTACCACGCCGCCGCAATTGCCGAAGTTAAGGACGGGGATACGGTGGTCGTCATGGGTGACGGCGCCGTTGGTCTGTGTGGTGTGATTGCCGCCAAGCTACGCGGGGCTAAGCGAATTATTGCCATGAGCCGTCACGCCGATCGTCAGGCGCTGGCCAAGGAATTTGGCGCGACCGATATCGTGGCCGAACGGGGCGATGAAGCCGTTGAACGCGTCATGGCGTTGACGGACGGTGCAGGGGCCGATGCCGTCTTAGAATGTGTCGGGACGGCGCAGTCCGTGGACACGGCCGTTAAAGTTGGCCGGGCCGGTGCCGTGGTTGGTCGTGTGGGCGTTCCCCAAAAGGCCGAAATGAATACCAATAACTTATTCTGGAAGAACATTGGTCTGCGCGGTGGGATTGCTTCCGTGACGACCTATGACCGAGAAGTCTTGTTGGATGCCGTTTTGAAGGGTGAGATTCACCCTGGCAAGGTCTTCACGAAGCGCTTTGATCTCGACCACGTGGCCGATGCCTACGCCGCCATGGACAAGCGGGAAGCCATCAAGTCTCTATTGGTTATTAGTGACTAG
- a CDS encoding MFS transporter: protein MAKQKRFDWILLVILMSYFMILLDNSIIFTGTVKIAHDLSLNQATLSWVSSAYSLTFGGFLLLGGRAGDLFGRRRVFQLGLIIFGLGSLLVGLAMNAPMIIAARAFQGIGSAILAPTTLAILMDTYEGAKRVKAIAYYGAMAGIGASVSLVIGGIFASLLTWRVGFFMNVPISIWMYDLAVKKLSADRGQSGKLDWVGTLSSLIGMSALVYSIIGNWAKLPALLLAVVFLGIFIYQEHQTGQPIMPLRLFTDRERIGAYVGRFLYLGAMMGFWFITPQLMQNQLGFSALMAGVAFFPLTVVNFIIALQVARLTARWGNGGLLVIGIALTALGMLWLSWFTPTTGYWWGIAAPMVVIGIGQGFSLSPFTAAGVAHTQGADAGAASGVVNVMHQIGGSVGLSILVTTQDLFGGQVPGFQHAILMGAGLLLLALLAAIFLIVPGERQRN, encoded by the coding sequence ATGGCAAAGCAGAAACGATTCGATTGGATTTTACTCGTTATCTTAATGAGTTACTTCATGATTCTCTTGGATAACTCAATTATCTTTACGGGGACGGTTAAAATTGCCCACGACTTGAGCCTGAATCAGGCCACGCTATCGTGGGTCAGTAGCGCTTATTCCCTGACGTTTGGCGGTTTCCTATTGTTAGGTGGCCGGGCCGGTGATTTATTTGGTCGACGACGGGTCTTCCAATTAGGGCTGATTATCTTTGGATTAGGGTCGCTCTTGGTAGGCTTGGCGATGAATGCGCCGATGATCATTGCGGCTCGGGCCTTTCAGGGAATTGGGTCGGCTATTCTGGCGCCCACCACGTTAGCAATTTTGATGGACACTTACGAGGGAGCCAAACGCGTCAAAGCTATTGCTTATTACGGGGCCATGGCCGGGATCGGCGCTAGCGTCAGCCTGGTCATTGGTGGCATCTTCGCTAGTTTATTGACTTGGCGGGTTGGTTTCTTCATGAACGTCCCTATCAGTATCTGGATGTATGATTTGGCGGTTAAGAAGCTCAGCGCAGACCGCGGTCAATCTGGCAAATTGGATTGGGTCGGGACCCTGAGCTCTTTGATTGGCATGAGCGCATTAGTCTACAGTATTATCGGGAATTGGGCCAAGTTGCCGGCCTTACTCTTGGCCGTGGTATTCTTGGGCATCTTCATTTATCAGGAACACCAAACGGGGCAACCCATTATGCCATTACGACTATTTACCGATCGCGAACGGATTGGCGCCTACGTGGGGCGTTTTCTCTACTTGGGGGCCATGATGGGCTTCTGGTTCATCACGCCACAGTTGATGCAGAATCAATTGGGCTTCAGCGCGTTGATGGCCGGAGTCGCGTTCTTCCCCTTAACCGTGGTGAACTTTATCATTGCCCTGCAGGTTGCACGACTGACGGCGAGATGGGGTAACGGTGGCCTATTGGTCATTGGGATTGCGCTTACGGCGCTTGGCATGCTCTGGCTAAGTTGGTTTACGCCCACGACCGGCTACTGGTGGGGGATTGCCGCGCCAATGGTCGTCATCGGAATTGGTCAAGGCTTCTCCCTGAGTCCCTTTACGGCGGCCGGAGTTGCACACACGCAAGGAGCCGACGCTGGCGCTGCTTCAGGGGTCGTCAACGTGATGCATCAGATTGGGGGCTCCGTGGGACTATCGATTCTGGTGACCACGCAAGATCTTTTTGGCGGCCAAGTACCAGGGTTCCAACACGCCATTCTGATGGGTGCCGGCTTGCTGCTATTGGCCTTATTAGCCGCCATCTTCCTGATTGTTCCCGGTGAGCGTCAAAGAAATTAA
- a CDS encoding NAD(P)H-binding protein — MTNVLIIGATGSVGSVTRQYFLDHTDDQLTLMARNTRRLGQLSDRERAVTGSVTDTATLTAALKGQDVVFAALSGNLAGMAKSLVAAMDETGVKRLLFIASMGIYNEIPASVGASGNLATNPMLQGYRNAADVVEASDLNYTVIRPGWFDNGNDTDYQVTKKGEPFGGHDVSRQSIADLVMRLAHDETLGVRDSLGINRK, encoded by the coding sequence ATGACAAACGTTTTAATTATTGGGGCCACGGGGTCCGTAGGTAGCGTTACGCGCCAATATTTCTTGGACCACACAGATGATCAACTGACCTTGATGGCGCGTAATACCCGGCGCTTAGGTCAACTGTCCGACCGCGAACGCGCAGTCACTGGCAGCGTCACGGATACGGCAACGTTGACGGCGGCTCTCAAAGGCCAGGACGTGGTCTTCGCCGCCTTGAGTGGTAACCTTGCTGGGATGGCGAAAAGCTTAGTTGCCGCCATGGATGAGACGGGCGTCAAGCGCCTCCTGTTCATCGCCTCAATGGGGATTTACAACGAAATCCCAGCGAGCGTGGGCGCCAGTGGCAACTTGGCCACCAACCCAATGCTCCAAGGGTACCGCAACGCCGCCGACGTGGTCGAAGCGTCTGACCTGAACTACACTGTTATCCGGCCTGGCTGGTTTGACAACGGTAACGATACTGATTATCAGGTCACCAAGAAGGGCGAACCCTTCGGCGGCCACGACGTTTCGCGTCAAAGCATTGCCGATTTGGTCATGCGCTTGGCCCACGATGAAACGTTGGGAGTACGCGATAGCTTGGGCATTAATCGCAAGTAG
- a CDS encoding nuclear transport factor 2 family protein yields the protein MNSEILQLYRNYNLAMAADDVAALDKLLAPNFTLTHMTGYVQPRAEWLGEMQRGTMHYYSSVEDHVTMVELAAGWQITGQNRVVASIHGSQRHEWPLNTVLTVQRQAGQWQIMRAVVTTY from the coding sequence ATGAATTCAGAAATTTTACAACTATATCGGAACTATAACCTCGCGATGGCCGCCGATGATGTCGCGGCTTTGGACAAGCTGTTGGCACCGAACTTCACATTGACCCACATGACGGGTTACGTTCAGCCGCGAGCGGAGTGGCTGGGTGAAATGCAACGGGGCACCATGCATTACTACTCTTCGGTAGAGGACCACGTCACAATGGTTGAGTTGGCCGCTGGTTGGCAAATCACCGGACAGAACCGCGTCGTGGCCAGTATTCACGGCAGTCAACGGCACGAATGGCCACTCAACACCGTCCTGACGGTGCAACGACAAGCGGGTCAGTGGCAGATTATGCGAGCCGTGGTCACCACGTATTAG
- a CDS encoding AEC family transporter → MAVLWNSIQSVLVVVLIMILGFVLRRQGWFDDKFGGTISKFIKNIALPASIFVSVLSRLTRGQLVSFSGYLVYAFLAVIIGYLIAFGLVRLMHVRPGRKGIFINAVVNANTIFIGLPLNIALFGDQSMTYFLVYYIVNTVSTWAFGVFLISNDDPTKPKEKHHNHIDWKKVIPMPLVGFLVALIFLLLNIPVLKVSFLNSTLTYVGNLVTPLSLIYIGIVLADAGLKSIHFDRDTIVALLGRFVLSPILMVGVLLAAGHFGATFPTLASQTLIVQSATPMLAVLPILANEAHGDVEYATNVVTTSTVLFIIVVPVLMSLIQFI, encoded by the coding sequence TTGGCTGTTTTATGGAATTCCATCCAAAGTGTCCTCGTTGTTGTTCTAATCATGATTCTCGGCTTTGTCTTGCGGCGACAAGGCTGGTTCGATGACAAGTTCGGCGGCACTATCTCAAAATTTATCAAGAACATCGCGCTGCCCGCCTCAATCTTCGTCTCCGTGTTGAGCCGGTTGACGCGGGGCCAGCTGGTCTCCTTTTCCGGCTATCTGGTTTACGCCTTTCTCGCCGTCATCATTGGCTACCTCATCGCCTTTGGCCTGGTGCGGCTGATGCACGTACGGCCCGGTCGTAAGGGGATCTTCATCAACGCGGTGGTCAACGCCAACACCATCTTCATTGGGTTACCGTTGAACATCGCCCTGTTCGGCGACCAGAGTATGACTTACTTTCTGGTCTACTACATCGTCAACACCGTTTCCACGTGGGCCTTTGGGGTCTTCTTGATTTCAAATGACGACCCGACGAAGCCGAAGGAAAAGCACCACAACCACATCGACTGGAAGAAAGTCATTCCAATGCCACTAGTCGGGTTCCTGGTCGCTTTGATCTTCTTACTGTTAAACATCCCCGTCTTGAAGGTCAGCTTCCTCAATTCCACGCTGACCTACGTGGGCAATCTGGTCACGCCCCTATCCTTGATTTACATCGGGATTGTGCTGGCCGATGCCGGGTTGAAGAGTATTCACTTTGACCGCGATACCATCGTGGCGCTGCTGGGACGGTTCGTGTTATCGCCAATTCTGATGGTCGGCGTGTTGCTGGCCGCCGGACATTTCGGTGCCACTTTCCCAACGCTGGCTTCGCAAACGTTGATTGTCCAGTCCGCCACGCCAATGCTAGCGGTCCTGCCTATCCTGGCAAATGAAGCCCACGGTGACGTGGAATACGCCACCAACGTGGTCACGACCAGTACGGTATTGTTCATTATTGTGGTGCCGGTATTGATGTCGTTGATTCAATTTATTTAG
- a CDS encoding NAD-dependent malic enzyme has translation MNWRELLMKSTASILNNPFLNKGTAFTQAERQALGLVGTLPSHVQTLDEQATQAYAQFQSKPNNLEKRIFLMTLFNENRTLFFRLMDDHVVEFMPIVYDPTVADSIEEYSHLFTDPQNAAFISVDDPDHIEESLKNAADGRDIRLVVVTDAEGILGMGDWGVNGVDIAVGKLMVYTAAAGIDPAQVLPVSIDAGTNNEALLADPLYLGNHHKRVYGDQYYDVIDRFVTAEQKLFPESLLHWEDFGRSNAQVILDKYKDKIATFNDDIQGTGMVVLAGILGALNISKEDIKDQKFVTFGAGTAGMGIANQILDELQRAGLSEDEARKHFYAVDKQGLLFADTPDLTAAQKPFTRDRAEFDNADELTTLAAVVKTIHPTVLIGTSTQPGTFTEAIVKDMAAHTERPIIFPLSNPTKLAEATAADLIKWTDGKALIATGIPAGDVDYQGTTYHIGQGNNALMYPGLGFGLIAAKAKVLNGETLSAACHALGGIVDTTQPGAAVLPPVSQLTEFSQKLAEIVAQSVLDQKLNKEPIADAKQAVADMKWTPAYKTID, from the coding sequence ATGAACTGGAGGGAACTATTGATGAAATCCACAGCTTCAATCTTAAATAATCCATTTTTAAACAAAGGTACTGCCTTCACGCAAGCCGAACGCCAAGCCCTCGGCTTAGTCGGAACGCTGCCAAGTCACGTCCAAACGTTGGACGAACAAGCCACCCAGGCTTACGCCCAATTCCAAAGCAAGCCCAACAACCTTGAAAAGCGCATCTTCTTGATGACCTTGTTCAATGAAAACCGGACGCTCTTCTTCCGCTTGATGGACGATCACGTGGTTGAATTCATGCCAATCGTCTACGATCCAACGGTCGCCGATTCCATCGAAGAATACAGCCACCTCTTCACCGATCCACAGAACGCCGCCTTCATCTCCGTCGATGATCCCGACCACATCGAAGAATCCTTGAAGAACGCCGCTGACGGCCGCGATATCCGTTTAGTCGTTGTAACCGACGCCGAAGGAATCCTCGGCATGGGCGACTGGGGCGTCAACGGGGTCGACATCGCCGTGGGTAAATTGATGGTGTACACCGCTGCTGCAGGGATTGACCCTGCCCAAGTGCTGCCCGTTAGCATTGACGCCGGCACCAACAACGAAGCCCTTCTGGCCGATCCTCTCTACTTGGGCAACCACCACAAGCGGGTCTACGGTGACCAATACTATGATGTCATCGACCGCTTCGTAACCGCAGAACAGAAGCTATTTCCAGAATCACTCCTGCACTGGGAAGACTTCGGGCGCTCCAACGCTCAGGTCATCCTCGATAAGTACAAGGATAAGATTGCTACATTTAACGATGATATCCAAGGAACTGGGATGGTCGTTCTCGCCGGGATTCTGGGCGCTTTGAACATTTCCAAGGAAGACATCAAGGACCAAAAGTTCGTGACGTTCGGTGCCGGAACGGCCGGCATGGGGATTGCCAACCAAATCCTGGATGAACTGCAACGGGCCGGCCTCTCCGAAGACGAAGCTCGCAAGCATTTCTACGCGGTCGATAAACAAGGCCTGTTGTTTGCCGACACGCCGGACCTGACCGCTGCTCAGAAACCATTCACCCGCGATCGCGCTGAATTCGACAACGCCGATGAGCTGACGACGCTGGCTGCCGTGGTCAAGACTATTCACCCAACTGTCTTGATTGGAACGTCTACACAACCGGGCACCTTCACGGAAGCCATCGTCAAGGACATGGCCGCCCACACGGAACGGCCGATCATTTTCCCGCTGTCCAACCCAACCAAGTTGGCTGAAGCAACTGCTGCCGACCTGATCAAATGGACGGATGGCAAGGCGCTGATCGCCACCGGGATTCCGGCCGGCGACGTGGACTACCAGGGGACGACCTACCACATTGGCCAAGGCAACAACGCCCTGATGTACCCCGGCCTGGGCTTCGGTTTAATCGCCGCCAAGGCCAAGGTCCTAAATGGAGAAACGCTCTCCGCAGCTTGCCACGCGCTGGGCGGCATCGTCGACACCACCCAACCCGGTGCCGCTGTGCTTCCTCCCGTTTCACAACTGACGGAATTCTCCCAAAAGTTGGCCGAAATCGTGGCGCAAAGTGTCCTCGATCAGAAGCTCAACAAGGAACCTATCGCCGATGCCAAGCAGGCCGTGGCCGACATGAAGTGGACGCCCGCCTACAAGACCATCGACTAG
- a CDS encoding LysR family transcriptional regulator produces MNTKDLAYFDRLIKLKNFSQVAAEFGVTQPTITTAIKRLETEFAAKLFLRDRVHNDLTVTASGQQLAIHAAAILKKLDLAHQEITHITQQRTVLGLPPIIENHYFPRVAAHLQDRGMLKNIETVEGGSIQLRNALREGQVDLALLGSTEPLSYKTLVAEEFDRQPFNIFVSAAHPLAARKRIYFSELRREKFVLFNNSFITNAAFNQLARRNHFRPEAVFRARDTHIIMNLVAENVGVTYLPGLVDQHRVDVVRLDLLDDAQPEFISSIAYRASHVLTPTQEQVLAVLRGTLED; encoded by the coding sequence ATGAATACCAAAGACTTAGCCTATTTCGACCGCTTAATTAAATTGAAAAACTTTTCGCAGGTGGCCGCAGAATTTGGCGTGACCCAACCGACAATTACCACCGCCATCAAGCGGCTGGAGACGGAGTTCGCGGCGAAGCTCTTTCTCCGTGATCGCGTCCACAATGATCTTACCGTGACGGCCAGTGGGCAGCAACTAGCGATTCACGCGGCGGCGATCCTGAAGAAGCTAGATCTGGCGCATCAGGAGATTACCCACATCACTCAGCAACGGACCGTCCTGGGCTTACCACCGATTATCGAAAACCATTACTTTCCTCGCGTGGCCGCCCATCTCCAGGACCGCGGCATGCTGAAGAATATTGAAACGGTGGAGGGTGGCTCGATTCAACTGCGCAACGCCTTACGTGAGGGGCAAGTGGATTTAGCGTTACTGGGGTCCACCGAGCCCTTGTCGTACAAGACGCTGGTGGCTGAGGAATTTGACCGGCAACCGTTCAATATCTTTGTGTCGGCGGCACACCCTCTCGCGGCTCGCAAACGGATTTACTTTAGCGAGCTACGGCGGGAAAAGTTCGTACTCTTCAATAATAGTTTCATTACCAACGCGGCTTTCAATCAGTTGGCCCGCCGTAACCATTTTCGGCCGGAGGCGGTCTTCCGAGCCCGCGATACCCACATCATCATGAATCTCGTGGCCGAGAATGTTGGCGTAACCTACCTTCCCGGGCTAGTCGATCAACACCGCGTTGACGTGGTGCGACTGGACTTATTGGACGACGCGCAACCCGAGTTCATTTCCAGCATCGCCTACCGGGCCTCCCACGTCTTGACGCCCACTCAGGAGCAGGTGCTGGCCGTGTTGCGCGGGACGTTAGAGGATTAG
- a CDS encoding sugar O-acetyltransferase gives MNLQEKFAYMATSKPYDDLDPLLIAARDRATAKTNALNATDDPAERTRLFTALVGSTGADPVVNPNFRCEFGANIHVGRNFYANYDVVMLDGGKITIGDDVLFGPRVGLYTSNHLFDPVERQTGGCIAKPITIGNRCWLAANVSVMPGVTIGDGTIIGANSVVTHSIPANVIAAGNPCQVIRPITAADKTGFVGHDFI, from the coding sequence ATGAACTTACAGGAGAAATTCGCCTACATGGCGACAAGTAAACCGTACGACGACTTAGATCCGCTATTGATTGCGGCGCGGGACCGCGCAACGGCTAAGACCAACGCGCTCAACGCGACCGACGATCCGGCCGAACGGACGCGCCTCTTCACGGCGTTGGTGGGGAGTACCGGGGCCGATCCGGTGGTCAATCCCAACTTTCGCTGTGAGTTCGGCGCCAACATTCACGTGGGCCGCAACTTTTACGCCAACTATGACGTGGTGATGCTCGATGGCGGTAAGATTACAATTGGGGATGACGTGCTCTTTGGTCCGCGCGTCGGCCTATACACCAGCAATCACCTGTTTGATCCGGTTGAACGGCAGACGGGGGGCTGTATCGCCAAGCCCATCACGATTGGCAATCGTTGCTGGCTGGCCGCTAACGTATCCGTCATGCCCGGCGTAACCATTGGCGACGGGACCATCATCGGCGCCAACAGCGTCGTCACCCACAGCATTCCCGCCAACGTGATTGCGGCGGGCAATCCCTGTCAGGTCATTCGGCCCATCACGGCGGCGGATAAGACTGGCTTTGTGGGCCACGACTTCATCTAA
- a CDS encoding LysE family transporter, which produces MSMFFRGLLLSIALVSSIGMQNLFVFNNAINQRLSRAGIVAVMVWFADTALTLAAFFGMGALIGAHETVKLIIMLLGGILVLWIGFGILRSASSFRLASSSQVMPMGKSLVNAWVVTWANPQAIIDTSLMFGALRSTLADGEVFPFITGVITATAIWFAGITLILGLLKERLPQKLMLWVNILSGIVVMVYGGYLLWQAGQLFW; this is translated from the coding sequence ATGTCGATGTTTTTCCGCGGGCTACTGTTGAGTATCGCGCTGGTCTCGTCAATCGGGATGCAAAATTTATTTGTTTTTAACAACGCGATTAATCAGCGGTTGTCGCGGGCCGGAATCGTTGCGGTGATGGTCTGGTTTGCGGATACGGCGCTGACGTTGGCGGCTTTCTTCGGGATGGGGGCGTTGATTGGCGCCCACGAGACCGTGAAATTGATCATTATGTTGTTGGGGGGCATCTTGGTCCTATGGATTGGGTTTGGTATCTTGCGGTCAGCCAGTAGCTTCCGGCTGGCGAGCTCCAGTCAGGTCATGCCGATGGGCAAGTCGCTGGTCAACGCGTGGGTTGTAACCTGGGCTAATCCTCAGGCAATCATCGATACCAGCCTGATGTTTGGGGCTCTGCGGAGCACGCTGGCCGATGGCGAAGTCTTTCCTTTTATTACCGGGGTGATTACCGCCACCGCCATCTGGTTCGCCGGGATCACGCTGATCCTGGGCCTCTTAAAGGAACGTCTGCCACAGAAGTTAATGCTGTGGGTCAACATTCTTTCCGGAATTGTCGTCATGGTCTACGGGGGCTACCTCCTCTGGCAGGCCGGCCAGTTGTTCTGGTAA